A window of the bacterium genome harbors these coding sequences:
- the cls gene encoding cardiolipin synthase: MDWLLIAVTTYQIYILVAIVFIIVDNREPSSTLAWILVFVFLPILGFVFYFFIGRKWHKRKKSEQVTQHILGDKLFKTFESLVHVQEKQMEMYDRIWRQPAYKKELMHLLYHSSQSLLTTENDVRLYHDGEDKFRELLIDLQKAKKTIHMEYFIWRSDDMTAAFHECLIAKAAEGVVVRVLYDFFGSWTLKNKDIRKLRRAGIAIYPYYNFLSFMKLHTLNYRNHRKIVVIDGTVGYTGGMNMGQEYRDGGEKFPFWRDTHLRMEGQAVMHLQGIFAIDWYNTTHESLFEKSFFRFPAKRKKSVVLPVQITTSGPDSEWPSIEQLYFCMINSAQKYVYIQSSYFIPSPSIYTALKTAVLRGLDVRITIAGLPDKKIPYWTAFTYFKELLEAGMKIYHYKKGFMHAKTIVIDRVMCSVGTANMDLRSFRLNYELSSVFYDSRVAGEVEKQFVQDMKDSREFTLEDYLRLGQLKNIRNSLARLFAPLL; encoded by the coding sequence ATGGACTGGCTGCTCATTGCCGTCACAACCTACCAAATTTATATTCTTGTTGCCATTGTCTTTATCATTGTTGACAATCGTGAACCGTCCTCGACCCTTGCCTGGATACTGGTTTTTGTATTTCTACCCATACTCGGATTTGTATTCTACTTTTTTATCGGCCGTAAATGGCATAAACGAAAAAAAAGCGAGCAGGTTACCCAGCATATTTTGGGGGATAAACTTTTTAAAACATTTGAAAGTCTTGTCCATGTGCAGGAAAAGCAGATGGAGATGTATGACCGGATTTGGCGGCAACCGGCATATAAGAAAGAGTTGATGCATCTTTTGTATCATAGTTCGCAGTCTTTGCTTACCACGGAGAATGATGTGCGTCTTTATCACGACGGTGAAGATAAGTTTCGGGAACTGTTAATTGATTTGCAAAAAGCAAAAAAAACCATTCATATGGAATATTTTATCTGGCGCTCCGATGATATGACTGCGGCTTTTCATGAGTGTCTGATTGCCAAGGCGGCGGAAGGGGTTGTGGTCCGGGTCCTTTATGATTTTTTTGGTAGTTGGACTTTGAAAAACAAGGATATTCGTAAACTGCGGCGTGCCGGCATCGCAATCTATCCTTATTACAATTTTCTGTCTTTTATGAAACTGCATACGTTGAATTATCGCAATCATCGTAAAATTGTTGTGATTGACGGCACGGTGGGGTATACCGGCGGAATGAATATGGGGCAGGAGTACCGGGATGGCGGGGAAAAATTCCCGTTTTGGCGGGATACCCATCTGCGCATGGAAGGGCAGGCGGTCATGCATCTGCAAGGTATTTTTGCCATTGATTGGTACAACACAACGCACGAATCCCTTTTTGAAAAATCTTTTTTCCGGTTTCCCGCCAAAAGAAAAAAGAGTGTGGTTTTGCCGGTACAAATTACCACTTCCGGCCCTGACTCGGAATGGCCATCCATTGAACAGCTTTATTTTTGTATGATCAATTCAGCACAGAAATATGTTTATATCCAAAGTTCTTATTTTATTCCCAGTCCCAGCATTTATACAGCGCTCAAGACTGCAGTGCTCCGCGGTCTTGATGTGCGCATTACGATTGCAGGTTTGCCGGATAAAAAAATACCGTATTGGACCGCATTTACTTATTTTAAGGAATTACTGGAAGCGGGAATGAAAATTTATCATTATAAAAAGGGATTCATGCACGCCAAGACCATTGTGATAGACCGGGTGATGTGTTCTGTGGGGACAGCCAACATGGATCTGCGCAGCTTTCGGCTTAATTATGAACTCAGTTCGGTATTCTACGATAGCCGGGTTGCCGGTGAAGTTGAAAAGCAATTTGTACAGGACATGAAAGATTCACGGGAATTTACCCTGGAAGATTATCTTCGCCTGGGGCAGTTAAAAAATATCCGGAATTCCCTTGCGCGGTTGTTCGCGCCTTTGCTGTGA
- a CDS encoding radical SAM protein: MFDKLLNTIIPGQLVIQYTDHCNAKCPQCGMRISNKYARTRMGDASVHAILKAASRRGLKIISFTGGEPMMFPDELVRFIHAARQYGIKHIRTGTNGFIFCGWQKNGYIEKIEKFARILSRTPLRNFWISLDSYLPDVHESMRGLPGVVEGIRRALPIFHAYGIYPSVNLGLNRNLAGDKTYTLRPDGFSSREEYLKAFQKCYVDVIAEYFAFAVQLGFTMSSICFPMCMDSEKSKDGLAPVYQATSSDWVVNYQSDEKAALFDALLRVVPQYRRLIRHFTPLSSLYALREKYRGTLKKMHPCLGGIRYFFVSARDGHVYPCGYREKDDMGRLENRDWKADSWDADCNRCDWECFRDPSEMLGPIIDMLRRPLSIATGPMADRLYRRYWLKDWKYYIQTGFFHGRKPFKRKQAAAHSAVMKERMDKIGA, from the coding sequence GTGTTTGATAAATTGTTGAACACCATCATCCCCGGTCAATTGGTGATCCAGTATACGGATCACTGCAATGCCAAATGCCCGCAGTGCGGCATGCGCATCTCAAATAAATATGCCCGGACTCGAATGGGGGATGCGTCTGTGCATGCCATTCTTAAGGCGGCTTCCCGGCGCGGATTGAAAATCATCTCTTTTACCGGTGGTGAGCCGATGATGTTTCCCGATGAGCTTGTCCGGTTCATCCATGCGGCCCGTCAATACGGTATCAAGCATATCCGGACCGGGACCAACGGTTTTATTTTTTGCGGCTGGCAAAAAAACGGCTATATTGAAAAAATTGAAAAGTTTGCGCGCATATTGTCACGGACGCCATTGCGTAATTTCTGGATCAGTCTTGATTCTTATCTGCCGGATGTACATGAAAGCATGCGCGGTCTTCCCGGTGTGGTGGAAGGGATCCGGCGGGCGCTGCCCATTTTTCATGCATATGGGATATACCCTTCCGTGAATTTGGGACTGAACAGAAATTTGGCCGGCGATAAAACATATACACTTCGGCCGGACGGTTTTTCCAGCCGGGAGGAGTATCTCAAGGCGTTTCAAAAGTGTTATGTCGACGTCATAGCGGAATACTTCGCGTTCGCCGTCCAATTGGGTTTTACCATGAGCAGTATCTGTTTTCCCATGTGCATGGATTCGGAAAAGTCTAAAGACGGTTTGGCACCGGTTTATCAGGCAACATCTTCCGATTGGGTGGTGAATTACCAAAGTGATGAGAAGGCGGCTCTTTTTGACGCCCTTTTGCGCGTAGTGCCGCAATATCGCCGCCTGATTCGTCATTTTACACCCTTGTCATCCCTGTACGCATTACGGGAGAAATACCGGGGCACATTAAAAAAAATGCATCCATGCCTGGGCGGGATTCGCTATTTTTTTGTCAGCGCCCGTGACGGGCATGTTTATCCTTGCGGTTATCGTGAAAAGGATGATATGGGCCGATTGGAAAACCGGGATTGGAAAGCGGATTCGTGGGATGCCGATTGCAACCGATGCGATTGGGAATGTTTTCGTGATCCCTCGGAAATGCTGGGGCCGATCATTGATATGCTGCGCCGTCCGCTCTCCATCGCAACCGGTCCCATGGCGGACCGGTTGTACCGGCGTTACTGGCTGAAAGACTGGAAATATTACATTCAAACTGGATTTTTTCACGGACGAAAGCCGTTTAAAAGGAAGCAAGCTGCTGCACATTCCGCTGTCATGAAAGAACGCATGGACAAGATTGGGGCTTGA
- a CDS encoding class I SAM-dependent methyltransferase encodes MDKKFEQKKETALEARYAAQKIAFAPVVFQAVRLLRDLNILKTIKTAGEQGLRVEVIAKETGVSEYGVTVLCETGLSQGVLEMKNEHYILTRVGHFLLNDEMTRVNMDFINDVCYEGLFALDKSIAEGKPAGLKVFGEWDTVYEALSQLPPKAQKSWFAFDHYYSDSAFPEALPIVFKQKPRTLLDVGGNTGKFALQCADFDPDIKIAILDLPGQLAKAAVNIKGKGLEKRIEGKPVNNLLDPEEVFPKEFDAVWMSQFLVCFSEEQVVSLLARAREALEPQGDFFILDTYWDRQKYDIAAYCLINSSPYFTAMANGNSRMYRYSEMERFIMSAGLKIEAVHDHLGMSHTLIHCKRK; translated from the coding sequence ATGGATAAAAAATTTGAACAAAAAAAAGAGACAGCACTGGAAGCGAGGTATGCCGCGCAGAAAATCGCATTTGCGCCGGTGGTGTTTCAAGCTGTTCGGTTACTCCGTGACTTGAATATCTTAAAGACCATTAAGACGGCGGGGGAGCAAGGGCTGCGGGTTGAGGTAATTGCCAAAGAAACCGGGGTTTCAGAGTATGGTGTGACCGTGCTTTGCGAGACCGGACTCAGCCAGGGTGTACTCGAAATGAAAAACGAGCATTATATTTTGACCCGGGTCGGGCATTTTTTACTCAATGATGAAATGACCCGGGTGAATATGGATTTCATCAATGATGTCTGCTACGAGGGTCTGTTTGCTTTGGATAAATCAATTGCAGAAGGCAAACCCGCCGGATTAAAGGTTTTTGGTGAGTGGGATACGGTGTATGAGGCGTTGAGTCAATTGCCTCCCAAAGCACAAAAAAGCTGGTTCGCTTTTGATCATTATTATAGTGATTCTGCTTTTCCGGAAGCATTGCCGATTGTTTTCAAACAAAAACCCAGGACATTGCTCGACGTTGGCGGTAATACAGGCAAGTTTGCGCTGCAATGTGCGGACTTTGATCCGGATATTAAAATCGCCATTTTAGACCTTCCCGGGCAGTTGGCCAAAGCTGCGGTCAACATCAAGGGAAAGGGTCTGGAAAAACGGATTGAAGGAAAACCCGTCAATAATCTACTTGATCCGGAGGAGGTATTTCCCAAAGAATTTGATGCCGTTTGGATGAGCCAGTTTCTGGTCTGTTTTTCCGAAGAACAGGTTGTAAGTCTGCTCGCCCGGGCACGGGAGGCGTTGGAACCGCAAGGAGATTTTTTTATTTTAGATACCTACTGGGACCGTCAAAAATACGATATTGCCGCTTACTGCTTGATTAATTCCTCCCCCTATTTTACTGCCATGGCCAATGGCAACAGCCGTATGTACCGGTATTCAGAAATGGAGCGGTTTATTATGTCTGCGGGGCTTAAAATTGAAGCGGTACACGATCATCTGGGAATGAGTCATACGCTGATCCACTGTAAACGAAAGTGA
- the feoB gene encoding ferrous iron transport protein B: MKNKLTIALAGNPNSGKTSLFNFLTGSNQKVANYPGVTVEKKEGKFKYQDWDIKVVDLPGTYSLSAQSLDEKVARNFIIQDKPDVVVDVLDLTNLERNLYLATQLMEMNIPLVLAMNMSDLAKRKGIYYDFKQLERLFNVSIVPTVGSNGKGLDKLKAAIINRLQCRLACDTPIVHYNQDIEKALGKIDDVLKKENAGPGDVNPRWMAVKLLEKDEEIEELIQSPAVHEVANKAQKYLKKLTNDPAEVLIAEARYGFISGACQEAIMTSAEVRHDFSDKVDAVVANRVLGFPLFLLIMFLIFQFTFSISEAPMGWIESFFGWMGVVVSSWWPDGSDSFLKSLLIDGIIGGVGGVLIFLPNIVLLFLGISLLEDSGYMSRAAFIMDKLMHRIGLHGKSCIPMIIGFGCTVPAIMATRTMENRRDRLITMMILPLMSCGARLPIYALIAPVFFPGLWTARIVMLLYVIGILIAMAGAKILSMTVFKGESAPFVMELPPYRLPTMRSIFMHMWEKSWLYLKKAGTLILAISVILWVLAVFPQQKSSRGAIDRAQGSEVHLTQEVLPESAETNEEIETVEGKAAADALKYSCIGRVGCAVAPLFKPLGFDWRISTAMLGAFAAKEVFVAQMGIVFSLGAVDEESTTLRQKLKKNYSPLVAFCMMLFMLIATPCVATVAITRKESGSWKWAAAQFFGLTIVGYILTFLVYQIGTLLKIGI; this comes from the coding sequence ATGAAAAACAAGTTAACTATTGCGCTGGCGGGTAATCCTAATTCAGGTAAAACATCATTATTTAATTTCTTGACCGGGTCCAATCAAAAAGTGGCCAATTATCCCGGTGTAACGGTTGAGAAAAAAGAAGGCAAATTTAAATATCAGGATTGGGATATCAAGGTTGTTGATTTACCGGGCACTTATAGTTTGTCAGCGCAATCGCTGGATGAAAAAGTTGCGCGGAATTTTATCATTCAGGACAAGCCGGATGTAGTTGTCGATGTTCTCGATTTGACTAATCTGGAACGTAATCTGTATTTGGCAACACAATTAATGGAAATGAATATCCCCCTTGTTCTGGCCATGAACATGAGTGATTTGGCTAAGCGCAAAGGTATTTATTATGATTTTAAGCAATTAGAGAGGCTTTTTAATGTGTCGATTGTTCCTACCGTTGGCAGCAATGGTAAGGGATTGGATAAATTAAAAGCAGCTATAATTAACCGTTTGCAGTGCCGGCTTGCCTGCGATACACCGATAGTACATTACAATCAGGATATTGAAAAAGCTCTGGGAAAAATTGATGATGTTCTTAAAAAAGAAAATGCCGGGCCGGGAGATGTGAATCCAAGATGGATGGCAGTAAAACTTTTAGAGAAAGATGAAGAAATTGAAGAGCTGATTCAATCCCCAGCGGTCCATGAAGTGGCTAATAAGGCTCAAAAGTATTTAAAAAAATTAACCAATGATCCGGCAGAGGTCCTTATTGCAGAAGCCCGGTATGGTTTTATTTCCGGTGCGTGCCAGGAAGCAATCATGACTTCTGCGGAAGTGCGGCATGATTTTTCCGATAAAGTGGATGCTGTTGTGGCAAATCGTGTTTTGGGATTTCCTTTATTTTTACTCATAATGTTTTTGATTTTTCAATTTACTTTTTCGATCAGTGAAGCACCGATGGGATGGATTGAAAGTTTTTTTGGGTGGATGGGTGTTGTTGTGAGCAGCTGGTGGCCGGATGGATCAGACAGTTTTTTGAAGTCCCTTTTGATTGACGGCATTATTGGCGGGGTAGGAGGAGTGCTGATATTTTTACCCAACATCGTACTTTTATTTCTGGGAATTTCGCTGCTGGAAGATTCGGGATATATGTCCCGGGCGGCCTTTATTATGGATAAACTTATGCATCGCATTGGTTTGCACGGCAAAAGTTGTATTCCCATGATCATTGGTTTTGGGTGTACGGTGCCGGCGATTATGGCTACGCGGACCATGGAGAACAGGCGCGATCGTTTGATTACCATGATGATATTGCCGCTCATGAGCTGCGGCGCCCGTTTGCCGATTTATGCTCTCATCGCACCGGTATTTTTTCCAGGTCTATGGACAGCGCGTATTGTTATGCTGCTCTATGTAATCGGCATTCTAATTGCAATGGCCGGAGCGAAAATTTTGAGCATGACCGTATTCAAAGGTGAGTCTGCACCATTTGTTATGGAATTGCCGCCCTACCGGCTGCCAACTATGCGCAGTATTTTTATGCATATGTGGGAAAAATCATGGCTCTATCTGAAAAAAGCCGGGACGCTTATTTTGGCTATTTCTGTTATTTTGTGGGTATTGGCTGTTTTCCCTCAGCAGAAATCCAGTAGGGGCGCGATTGATCGCGCCCAAGGGAGCGAGGTTCATCTTACCCAGGAAGTATTACCGGAATCAGCTGAAACCAATGAAGAAATAGAAACCGTAGAGGGCAAAGCAGCAGCAGATGCTTTGAAATATTCATGTATCGGACGCGTTGGCTGTGCTGTTGCACCACTTTTCAAACCACTCGGATTTGACTGGCGTATTTCAACTGCTATGCTGGGTGCTTTTGCAGCTAAGGAAGTATTTGTAGCGCAAATGGGAATAGTATTTTCATTAGGTGCGGTAGATGAAGAATCAACAACACTTCGGCAAAAATTGAAGAAGAATTATTCACCGCTGGTTGCCTTTTGTATGATGCTTTTTATGCTTATTGCAACCCCATGTGTGGCAACGGTTGCCATAACGCGCAAAGAGAGCGGATCATGGAAATGGGCGGCAGCACAGTTTTTTGGACTGACGATTGTAGGCTATATTCTTACATTTCTGGTTTATCAAATTGGGACATTGTTGAAAATCGGGATATAG
- a CDS encoding metal-dependent transcriptional regulator: MAGEQTLTGSLEDYLEAIYHLIRRENQARSTQLAEALKVKKSSVTVALRTLAKKQLINYAPYSNVTLTAHGETVARDIIRRHETLKEFFVTILDVDEKQADESACKMEHVLTKDMTDKFIKFMEFIDICPRNGKDWIAQYHKYYCDETNARPCVQCLDNMSRRVRLHVTGNKEQAEMSVLSKLEPGEKAEILKINHRGVFRKRILEMGVTTGAVLTVERIAPLGDPIDIKIRGYHLSLRKEEAKSIDVKILK; the protein is encoded by the coding sequence ATGGCAGGTGAACAGACATTGACCGGCAGCTTGGAAGATTACCTGGAGGCAATCTATCATTTGATCCGGCGTGAGAACCAAGCCCGGTCAACGCAATTGGCGGAAGCACTTAAAGTAAAAAAATCTTCGGTCACAGTGGCCTTGCGTACGTTGGCCAAGAAGCAGCTGATTAATTACGCGCCTTATAGTAATGTGACACTCACAGCACACGGTGAAACTGTTGCCCGGGATATTATCCGGCGGCATGAAACCTTGAAGGAGTTTTTTGTCACAATACTGGATGTTGATGAAAAGCAGGCCGATGAGAGTGCCTGTAAAATGGAGCATGTACTCACAAAAGATATGACGGATAAGTTTATAAAATTTATGGAATTTATTGATATTTGTCCACGGAATGGTAAGGACTGGATAGCACAATATCATAAGTATTACTGTGATGAAACGAACGCCCGGCCCTGTGTCCAATGTTTGGATAATATGTCAAGGAGAGTCAGACTGCATGTGACGGGAAATAAGGAGCAAGCGGAAATGAGTGTTTTAAGTAAACTGGAGCCGGGGGAAAAGGCTGAGATATTGAAAATAAACCATCGCGGTGTATTTAGAAAACGCATTCTTGAAATGGGTGTCACCACCGGCGCTGTTTTGACGGTAGAAAGAATAGCGCCTTTAGGTGATCCTATAGATATCAAAATTAGAGGTTATCATTTATCTTTGCGCAAAGAAGAAGCAAAGAGCATAGATGTGAAAATATTAAAATAA
- a CDS encoding peptidylprolyl isomerase, with protein MTQAKNGDKVKVHYTGKLEDKTIFDSSQDREPLEFQIGSGQVIKGFDQAVQGMAVDENKTVTIPPDEAYGILQEKMIFDVPKEKLPKDLKPEVGMQLSMQGNDGRSLPVTVVTIGETSIKLDANHPLAGKTLIFDLKMVAIQTA; from the coding sequence ATGACACAGGCAAAAAACGGAGACAAGGTGAAGGTCCATTACACCGGCAAATTGGAAGATAAAACAATTTTTGATTCCTCACAAGATCGCGAACCTCTGGAATTTCAGATCGGGAGTGGTCAGGTAATCAAAGGTTTTGATCAAGCTGTCCAGGGCATGGCAGTAGACGAAAACAAGACCGTGACCATCCCACCGGATGAAGCCTATGGCATTCTTCAGGAAAAAATGATCTTCGATGTTCCCAAAGAAAAATTGCCCAAGGATCTCAAGCCGGAAGTAGGCATGCAACTGAGTATGCAAGGTAATGATGGCCGCTCGCTGCCGGTGACAGTTGTCACAATCGGCGAGACCTCAATCAAACTGGATGCCAACCATCCCTTGGCTGGAAAAACCCTTATTTTTGATTTAAAAATGGTAGCAATCCAAACTGCCTAA